Sequence from the Catenuloplanes indicus genome:
GACTCGGCGAGTACGTACCCGGCCGGCAGCGCGGCGCCGCCGGGAGCCTGGCCGGCGTCGACCCGGTAGTACATCTCGGTCTCCCGGCCGGTGCGCCGCGACGGGCCGGTGACGGTCCAGCAGGCGCCGGTCAGGACCTGATTGCGCCTCGCGTACGCCACCGGCTCCGGGTCCGACCGGGACCGGTAGATCCCCGCCGACCGCCAGCGGACCTTCCACCGGCAGGGCTCGGCCCGGCCGTCCGCGGTGGGCGGTGGCGCTGACGGCGCGGCGCCGGTCGGGGCCGGCGTGGGCGCGACCGAGGCGACCGGCTCCCGGCCCTCGTCGCCCGCCACCCGATCGGTGCCGGTCCCGCCGCTCCCGGACCGGCCGGCGGCCGGCGGCAGCTCGCCGTGCCCACCGGCGGGCTGCCCGTCGGCGGGCTGCCCGTCGACGGCCGGAGCGGCGGGCTGCCCGCCGTGGTCAGGTGCGGTTTCCCGGCCCGCCGGCGGGCTGGTCGCGGGCAGGCCGGTCGTCACGTCCGCCACCGGGCCGGGGCTCGCCGTGACCGCCGGCTGCGGAACGTCCGCCACCGGCTTCGACAGGTAGACCTGGTGCACGGTGATGGCGAGGCCGATCGGTCCCGCGATGCCCACGACGAAGGTGAACGTCGCGCGCGCCGCCCGGAAGGCGCCGGTGCGCCGGTTGCGTCGCCCCTGGCGGCGTCCGTTTTGTGGCATATCGCCACACTAATCCACCCGGGCAACGGCGGCCCCGCGACGGGCGATCAGGTAGAGGTCGTGCGGGGCGCCGGTGAGCTGACGACCGGTGGGCCAGATGACGCGCAGCGAGCGGTGCAGCGGTACACCAGGGACCGGTACCTCGACGAGCGTGCCGGCGGCCAGTTCCGCGGAGACCGCCAGCGAGCTGAGCACGGCCGCGCCGCTGCCGGCCAGGATCGCGTGCTTGATCGCGGTGGTGGAGGAGAGCTCGAGCAGCGGCGGCGCCACCGAGGTGACGCCGTGGGTGCGCAGCGCGGCCTCCAGTGCGCGCCGGGTGCCGGACAGTGCCTCCCGGGCGACCAGCGGCGTGGCCGCCAGCTCGGCCGCGGTGATGCCGCGCCGGCGGCGTGCCCACGGGTGGCCCGGTCCGGCCACCGCGACCAGCCGGTCCGTGGCGACGGTCTCCGCGTGCAGGCCGGCCGGCAGGTCCGGGCCCTCGACGAAGCCGAGGTCCGCGCCGCCGTCCAGGACCAGCGTCGCCACGGACGCGGAGTTCGCGGCCTGCAGCGCCACCGCGAGACCGGGGTGGCCGGCGCGGACCGCGACCAGCCAGCCGGGCAGCAGGTACTCCGCGACGGTCTGGCTGGCGGCGATCAGCAGCCGGCCGCCGGCGGTCTGGCGCAGCGTGGCGACGCCCTCGGCGAGCGCGGTGGCGGCGTCGAGCGCCGTCCGTGCCCAGTCCGCGACGAGCGCGCCGTCCGCGGTGAGCGTGGAACCGCGCGGGCCGCGGTCGAGCAGCGTCAGGCCGAGCGTGCGTTCCAGCCGGCGCAGGCGGGCGCTCGCCGCCGGCTGGGAGACGCGGTGTTCCCGGGCGGCGCGGCCGACGCTGCCCAGCCGGGCGACGGAGAGCAGCAGGTCGAAGCCGGTCAGATCGGAAACCGGCGGCGGCAGAGGCATAAGCGCAGGTTATGACCTCAGGCGGACGCGCCGCCTACCGGACCGCCGCACACCCGGCCAGCCTGGGGATCATGAACTTCGGGCCGAACTGGTTCGCGACCGTGATGGGCACCGGCGTGCTCGCCACCGCCGCGCTGTCGCTGCCGCAGCACCTCCCCGGCGTGCACCGGGCCGCCACCGTGGTCTGGACGGTCGCGGTCGCGCTGCTGGCCGTGCTCACCGTGGGCTTCGCCCGGCACCTGCGCCGGCACCGCCGCACCTACCTGGACGATCCGGCCGCGGCGCACTTCTGGGGCGCGCCGCCGATGGCGGTCATGACGATCGGCGCGGGCGCGCTGATGGCCGGCGTGCCCGGCGCGGTCCCGGTCGCCGCGGCCTGTTGGCTGATCGGTGCCGCCGGTGGGCTGGTCACGGCCGTGCTGATCCCGTACCGGACGATGACCCGGGGGTGGGGTGGGCCCGGTGAGGCCCCCGGCGGGCGGCTGATGCCGGTGGTGCCGCCGATGGTCGCGGCCGCGCAGGGCGCGCTGCTCGCGGCGCACCTGCCGGACGGTGAGCCGCGCGCCCAGCTGCTGATCGCGTGCGCGGCCATGTTCGGCGCGAGCCTGGCCGCCGCGGCCGTGGTGATCGGTCAGGTGTGGGCGCGGCTGGCCGCACACGGGCCGGGTACGGCCGCCGGCGTACCCACGCTGTGGATCGTGCTCGGCCCGCTCGGGCAGTCGATGACGGCGGCGCACCTGCTGGCCGCCGCGGCCCCGGCGCACCTGGCCGAGGTGGCGAACGCGGCCGCGGTGCTCTACGCCGTACCGGTGCTGGGGTGTGCTCTGCTCTGGTTGTCGCTGGCGGCCGCGCTGACGCTGCGGGCCGCGCGGGACGGGCTGCCGTTCACGCCCGGGTGGTGGGCGTTCACGTTCCCGGTCGGCACGCTGGTCACCGGCGTGGCGGGGCTGTCCGGGCGCACCGGCTCGGCACCGCTGGCCGCGCTCGCCCTCGCGCTGTTCGCGCTGCTGCTGTGCGGGTGGGTGGTCGCGGCCGGTGGGACGCTGCGCTGGCTCAGAACGACTTCCGCAGCTGCTGTGTGATCAGGTCGTACCCGGACGAGTCGTACAGCCCGACCGCGGCCTTGTTGGTGCCGAACACGTTCAGCTCCAGCGCCGCGCAGCCACGGGTCCGCGCCTCGGCCTCCACCGCGGACAGCAGCGCCCGGCCGAGACCCTGCCCGCGATGGCCGGCGTCCACGGTGAGCATGTGCAGGTAGCCGCAGCCGGCGATGCCGTGCGGATGCCGCAGCCCGAACCAGGCCGCGCCGATCCGCCCGCCGTCCGACTCGCCGACCACCAATACGTGACCCGGCGTGTCGAAGCCGAGCGGAAGCAGCGCGCAGATGCCGTCGAACGCCTTCGACCGCGCCACCCCGGCCGCGATCCCCACGGACGTGACCAGCGAGTCCACCGTCAGATCCAGCACCGAGGCCCGGAAAGCGCCGAACTCGCCGGCGTGCATCGGGCGCAGCGTCACGGTCGTCATGCCCGCACCCTAAGCCTCCGCCAGGGCCGGCGAACCGGGGCACACAAAGGCCGGGCAAAAGGACGAATCAGGCGCGGCTCAGCAGGCGCTCGGCGAACCGGGCCTCCATCCGCGCCACGGCCCGGACCAGCGGCGCCAGCGTCAGCGCGAACAGCAGCCCGGTCGCCATGTAGAGCCAGATCCGGGTCTCGGCCGCCGAGCCCAGCCCGATCAGGGCGGGCAGCCCTTCGGCGCCCGGCCCGTACGGCACCGCCCAGTCCCACAGCGACGCGCTCAGCCCGGCGGCCGCGGCGGACCACCAGGTCACCACGAGCGCGCACGAGACCGTGCTCGGCACGACCCGGAGCAGCCCGTGCGCCAGCGCCCGCCGGCGCCGCCGGCGTTCCGGGGCCGGGACCGGGCGGCCGAGCACGCGCGCGGCACGCCGCCGTTCCGCGTCCGCCACCCGCGCGGACCCGGCGAGCGCACCGGCCAGGATCGGCACGCCGACCAGCAGCACGGCCGTGCCCAGGCCGAGCACGACCGCGGTGGCGAGGCCCACGGACGTGAGCACGCCGATCGGGAACCCGGTCAGCACGTAGCGCGTGTCAATCCCGAGCTGCCGCAGCGAGATGTCCGGGCCGGCGGTAACGATCACGGTCGTCATACCGTCGACGCTATCGATCGCGGCACCACCGGCCCATCCGGTGAACCCCTAGATACGGGGTAGGGCAAGCCCTACCTACGACAGCCCGAGTGCCCGCCGCCAGACGCTGTCGTGCTCCTCGATGTAGGCGGTGTCGTCGCGCCAGGCGTCGCCGTGGCCGGTGCGCCAGTGGGTCAGCCACGGCTCCACGCCGAGGCCGGCCTGCTCGCGCAGGAAGTCGTGCATCGCGCGGGTACGCCGGGCCAGCAACGGGACCAGCGCCTCGCGCATCGCCTCGTCCGCGCCGTACGCGTCCGCGAACACGCCCAGCCGCCGGCCGTGATCCCACCCGGACCAGCGGGCCAGCGGCAGGAAACCGTGCGCCGCGTAGGCCAGGTCCCACAGGCGTGACCCGGGCGCGGTCCCGTCCCAGTCGATGAACGTCAGCCGCTCGCCGGCCACCAGGTTCCACGGCGCGAGGTCGTTGTGCGTGATCAGCTCGGTCCGGTCCGGCGGGACCAGCGTGTTCCACACCGCGTCGTCCGGCGGTACGAAGCCCGCGGCCGCGTCGTGCAGGTCCCGGATCACCCGCGCCACCGCCCGGAGCGTGCCGTCGCCGGCGAGCAGCGGCAGGTCGTCGCCCCACGGGACGGTGCCCTCCGCGAACGTCAGCACCTCGCGCCCGCGTTCGTCGAACCCGAGCGGACGCGGCGCGTGCGCGAACCCTGCGCCGTGCAGGTGCTCCAGGAACGCGTGCACCGACGGCGTCCACGGCCCGGCCGGCCGCCGCACGGTGTCGCCGACGCGCACGATGTCGCCGCTCACGTTGCCGCGCGGCAGCAGGATCTCTTCGTTCACGGCTGCGGTCCTCCCGCTTCCGGCCACCCGTTCTCCGCACGCCAGGCGGCGGCGTCGATGCGGTAGAGGACGCACGGCTGGAGCGGGTCGTCCGGCGGTATGTTGGGGTGCCGGAAGTCCTCCGCGGGATCGTGGGTGAGGCCGAGGCGCCGCATGACCGCGCGGGACCGCGCGTTGGTGTGCGCGGTGAACGAGACCAGGCCGGGCAGCGCCAGCGCGGTGAACGCGTGGGCCAGCACGGCGCGGGCCGCCTCGGTGGCGTAGCCGTGGCCCCAGGCATGCCGGGCCAGCCGCCAGCCGACCTCCGTCGCGGGCGTGAAGTGGGCCTCGAAGCGGGGCCGGGCCAGGCCGACGAAGCCGATGAAGCCGTCCGGTGCGTCGACGGCCCAGAGCCC
This genomic interval carries:
- a CDS encoding phosphotransferase, whose product is MNEEILLPRGNVSGDIVRVGDTVRRPAGPWTPSVHAFLEHLHGAGFAHAPRPLGFDERGREVLTFAEGTVPWGDDLPLLAGDGTLRAVARVIRDLHDAAAGFVPPDDAVWNTLVPPDRTELITHNDLAPWNLVAGERLTFIDWDGTAPGSRLWDLAYAAHGFLPLARWSGWDHGRRLGVFADAYGADEAMREALVPLLARRTRAMHDFLREQAGLGVEPWLTHWRTGHGDAWRDDTAYIEEHDSVWRRALGLS
- a CDS encoding GNAT family N-acetyltransferase; its protein translation is MTTVTLRPMHAGEFGAFRASVLDLTVDSLVTSVGIAAGVARSKAFDGICALLPLGFDTPGHVLVVGESDGGRIGAAWFGLRHPHGIAGCGYLHMLTVDAGHRGQGLGRALLSAVEAEARTRGCAALELNVFGTNKAAVGLYDSSGYDLITQQLRKSF
- a CDS encoding LysR family transcriptional regulator, with product MPLPPPVSDLTGFDLLLSVARLGSVGRAAREHRVSQPAASARLRRLERTLGLTLLDRGPRGSTLTADGALVADWARTALDAATALAEGVATLRQTAGGRLLIAASQTVAEYLLPGWLVAVRAGHPGLAVALQAANSASVATLVLDGGADLGFVEGPDLPAGLHAETVATDRLVAVAGPGHPWARRRRGITAAELAATPLVAREALSGTRRALEAALRTHGVTSVAPPLLELSSTTAIKHAILAGSGAAVLSSLAVSAELAAGTLVEVPVPGVPLHRSLRVIWPTGRQLTGAPHDLYLIARRGAAVARVD
- a CDS encoding sensor domain-containing protein, coding for MTTVIVTAGPDISLRQLGIDTRYVLTGFPIGVLTSVGLATAVVLGLGTAVLLVGVPILAGALAGSARVADAERRRAARVLGRPVPAPERRRRRRALAHGLLRVVPSTVSCALVVTWWSAAAAGLSASLWDWAVPYGPGAEGLPALIGLGSAAETRIWLYMATGLLFALTLAPLVRAVARMEARFAERLLSRA
- a CDS encoding C4-dicarboxylate ABC transporter — encoded protein: MTSGGRAAYRTAAHPASLGIMNFGPNWFATVMGTGVLATAALSLPQHLPGVHRAATVVWTVAVALLAVLTVGFARHLRRHRRTYLDDPAAAHFWGAPPMAVMTIGAGALMAGVPGAVPVAAACWLIGAAGGLVTAVLIPYRTMTRGWGGPGEAPGGRLMPVVPPMVAAAQGALLAAHLPDGEPRAQLLIACAAMFGASLAAAAVVIGQVWARLAAHGPGTAAGVPTLWIVLGPLGQSMTAAHLLAAAAPAHLAEVANAAAVLYAVPVLGCALLWLSLAAALTLRAARDGLPFTPGWWAFTFPVGTLVTGVAGLSGRTGSAPLAALALALFALLLCGWVVAAGGTLRWLRTTSAAAV
- a CDS encoding GNAT family N-acetyltransferase, which codes for MTELRTERLTLRRWRDADREPFAALNADPEVMRHFPATLSREQSDAMIDRIDGDLARQGFGLWAVDAPDGFIGFVGLARPRFEAHFTPATEVGWRLARHAWGHGYATEAARAVLAHAFTALALPGLVSFTAHTNARSRAVMRRLGLTHDPAEDFRHPNIPPDDPLQPCVLYRIDAAAWRAENGWPEAGGPQP